The following are encoded together in the Triticum dicoccoides isolate Atlit2015 ecotype Zavitan chromosome 6B, WEW_v2.0, whole genome shotgun sequence genome:
- the LOC119323249 gene encoding transcription factor MYB93-like isoform X2: MGRSPCCDENGLKKGPWTSEEDQKLTDYIEKHGHGSWRALPKLAGLNRCGKSCRLRWTNYLRPDIKRGKFTPEEEQTILQLHSVLGNKWSAIAKHLPGRTDNEIKNFWNTHLKKKLIQMGFDPMTHRPRTDFFAALPQLIALANLRQLVEQRPCDDQSGSQLQANAVQAAKLEYLQCLLQSAAAIATSPSSSSINTMPTDLEQIGLLSPSQMSSLSSMSSPRIMEGVNGQDLVSGQVPDIQIPSSSFFEHEQAIINCTNKNSDYSANSGEGEKLLLLSEDSLPPLADFPICNLGDACSTSSCEAVGNSTQLPIWSDSFYDEFMSEFA, from the exons ATGGGGAGGTCTCCTTGCTGCGACGAGAACGGCCTCAAGAAGGGGCCTTGGACATCTGAAGAGGACCAGAAGCTCACGGACTACATCGAGAAGCATGGACATGGGAGCTGGAGAGCGCTGCCCAAGCTTGCAG GACTCAACAGGTGTGGCAAGAGCTGCAGACTGAGATGGACCAACTACCTGAGGCCTGATATCAAGAGAGGAAAGTTCACACCTGAGGAAGAGCAGACCATCCTCCAGCTCCACTCCGTCCTTGGCAACAA GTGGTCAGCCATCGCGAAGCACCTCCCTGGACGGACCGACAACGAGATCAAGAACTTCTGGAACACCCACCTGAAGAAGAAGCTCATCCAGATGGGCTTCGACCCGATGACGCACCGGCCGAGGACCGACTTCTTTGCCGCGCTGCCACAGCTCATCGCGCTAGCCAATCTCCGCCAGCTCGTGGAGCAGCGCCCCTGCGACGACCAAAGCGGCAGCCAGCTGCAAGCCAATGCAGTCCAGGCAGCAAAGCTCGAGTATTTGCAGTGCCTGCTTCAGTCCGCAGCAGCCATTGCGACTAGTCCCAGCTCCAGCAGCATCAACACCATGCCCACTGACCTGGAGCAAATCGGCCTCCTGAGTCCTTCGCAGATGTCATCCTTGTCTTCGATGTCGTCTCCAAGGATCATGGAGGGTGTCAATGGCCAAGACTTGGTTTCCGGGCAAGTGCCTGACATCCAGATACCTAGTAGCTCTTTCTTCGAACACGAACAGGCTATCATCAATTGTACCAACAAGAACTCAGATTATAGTGCAAACAGCGGTGAGGGGGAGAAACTGCTGCTCCTGTCAGAGGACTCCCTTCCGCCACTTGCCGACTTCCCTATTTGCAACCTCGGCGATGCTTGCAGCACCTCAAGTTGTGAGGCTGTGGGCAACAGCACCCAGCTCCCTATTTGGTCCGACTCATTTTATGATGAGTTCATGAGCGAGTTTGCATGA
- the LOC119323249 gene encoding transcription factor MYB53-like isoform X1 yields MGRSPCCDENGLKKGPWTSEEDQKLTDYIEKHGHGSWRALPKLAGLNRCGKSCRLRWTNYLRPDIKRGKFTPEEEQTILQLHSVLGNKYGTPIKPLARIIFKNILLTHINCCADQTRWSAIAKHLPGRTDNEIKNFWNTHLKKKLIQMGFDPMTHRPRTDFFAALPQLIALANLRQLVEQRPCDDQSGSQLQANAVQAAKLEYLQCLLQSAAAIATSPSSSSINTMPTDLEQIGLLSPSQMSSLSSMSSPRIMEGVNGQDLVSGQVPDIQIPSSSFFEHEQAIINCTNKNSDYSANSGEGEKLLLLSEDSLPPLADFPICNLGDACSTSSCEAVGNSTQLPIWSDSFYDEFMSEFA; encoded by the exons ATGGGGAGGTCTCCTTGCTGCGACGAGAACGGCCTCAAGAAGGGGCCTTGGACATCTGAAGAGGACCAGAAGCTCACGGACTACATCGAGAAGCATGGACATGGGAGCTGGAGAGCGCTGCCCAAGCTTGCAG GACTCAACAGGTGTGGCAAGAGCTGCAGACTGAGATGGACCAACTACCTGAGGCCTGATATCAAGAGAGGAAAGTTCACACCTGAGGAAGAGCAGACCATCCTCCAGCTCCACTCCGTCCTTGGCAACAAGTACGGCACACCTATCAAACCTCTTGCTCGTATAATCTTCAAAAACATATTGCTAACACACATAAACTGTTGTGCTGATCAAACCAGGTGGTCAGCCATCGCGAAGCACCTCCCTGGACGGACCGACAACGAGATCAAGAACTTCTGGAACACCCACCTGAAGAAGAAGCTCATCCAGATGGGCTTCGACCCGATGACGCACCGGCCGAGGACCGACTTCTTTGCCGCGCTGCCACAGCTCATCGCGCTAGCCAATCTCCGCCAGCTCGTGGAGCAGCGCCCCTGCGACGACCAAAGCGGCAGCCAGCTGCAAGCCAATGCAGTCCAGGCAGCAAAGCTCGAGTATTTGCAGTGCCTGCTTCAGTCCGCAGCAGCCATTGCGACTAGTCCCAGCTCCAGCAGCATCAACACCATGCCCACTGACCTGGAGCAAATCGGCCTCCTGAGTCCTTCGCAGATGTCATCCTTGTCTTCGATGTCGTCTCCAAGGATCATGGAGGGTGTCAATGGCCAAGACTTGGTTTCCGGGCAAGTGCCTGACATCCAGATACCTAGTAGCTCTTTCTTCGAACACGAACAGGCTATCATCAATTGTACCAACAAGAACTCAGATTATAGTGCAAACAGCGGTGAGGGGGAGAAACTGCTGCTCCTGTCAGAGGACTCCCTTCCGCCACTTGCCGACTTCCCTATTTGCAACCTCGGCGATGCTTGCAGCACCTCAAGTTGTGAGGCTGTGGGCAACAGCACCCAGCTCCCTATTTGGTCCGACTCATTTTATGATGAGTTCATGAGCGAGTTTGCATGA